From a region of the Polyodon spathula isolate WHYD16114869_AA chromosome 31, ASM1765450v1, whole genome shotgun sequence genome:
- the LOC121303026 gene encoding neuropeptide FF receptor 2-like, giving the protein MSDRVKLLGELEEDAWNFTALLNSTALNSTLYDSERNITYSPYYQHSPPVAAIYIASYLFIFLLCMVGNALVCLIVMKNKRMRTVTNLFIFNLAISDLLVGIFCIPTTLVDNLITGWPYSNVVCKLSGLVQGTSVSASVFTLVAIAVDRFRCIVHPFKPKITLLETGIAVVIIWVLAVAIMCPSAVMLTVSQVQDHYMVYNHDYNYTYPLFSCFEDWPDKQMRRIYTTVLFGHIYLAPLTLIVVMYSRIGVKLYKSSVPVSSSVALGPHQPHAEGRNVVPRKKIKVIKMLITVALLFMLSWLPLWTLMLLTDYASQTDEQLSLLTGYIFPFAHWLAFSNSSVNPIIYGYFNKNFKRGFQNAFHFQWCSERAEPREGYCHRVTARNVGNFGVRNKVYTDRDCSDSDCLTKESRMVAGGGRGGGGGGEGAAVACSAQVHGGASRALQPILKQGLNIEDIDKITPLSSAVCQAWEG; this is encoded by the exons ATGAGTGACAGGGTCAAGCTGCTTGGTGAACTGGAGGAAGACGCATGGAACTTTACTGCCTTGCTAAACTCAACTGCCTTGAATTCCACGCTGTACGACAGCGAGAGGAACATCACCTACTCTCCGTACTACCAGCACTCCCCACCGGTGGCTGCGATCTACATCGCGTCGTACCTCTTCATTTTCCTGCTCTGCATGGTCGGGAACGCCCTGGTGTGCTTGATTGTTATGAAGAACAAGCGCATGCGCACGGTGACTAACCTCTTCATCTTCAACCTGGCGATCAGCGACCTCCTCGTCGGGATATTCTGCATTCCAACTACCCTGGTGGACAATTTAATTACAG GCTGGCCCTACAGCAATGTGGTGTGTAAGCTGAGTGGGCTGGTGCAGGGAACCTCCGTCTCTGCCTCTGTCTTCACCCTGGTGGCCATCGCTGTGGACAG ATTTCGCTGCATTGTGCACCCGTTCAAGCCCAAGATCACCCTGCTGGAGACTGGCATCGCCGTGGTGATCATCTGGGTGCTGGCCGTGGCAATCATGTGCCCTTCGGCGGTCATGCTGACTGTGAGTCAGGTGCAAGACCACTACATGGTCTACAACCATGACTACAATTACACCTACCCCCTGTTCTCCTGCTTCGAGGACTGGCCAGACAAGCAGATGCGCAGGATCTACACCACCGTCCTGTTCGGCCACATCTACCTGGCGCCGCTGACCCTCATCGTGGTGATGTACAGCCGCATCGGGGTCAAGCTCTACAAGTCCTCAGTGCCCGTGAGCAGCAGCGTCGCGCTGGGACCCCACCAGCCCCATGCCGAGGGCAGGAACGTGGTCCCCAGGAAGAAAATCAAAGTCATCAAGATGCTGATCACGGTGGCTCTGCTCTTCATGCTCTCCTGGCTGCCTCTCTGGACCCTGATGCTGCTGACCGACTACGCCAGCCAGACGGACGAGCAGCTCAGCCTCCTCACGGGCTACATCTTTCCCTTCGCACACTGGCTGGCCTTCTCCAACAGCAGTGTCAACCCCATCATCTACGGCTACTTCAACAAGAACTTCAAGAGGGGCTTCCAAAATGCTTTCCACTTCCAGTGGTGCTCCGAGAGGGCGGAGCCCCGGGAAGGTTATTGCCACAGGGTAACCGCCAGGAACGTGGGGAACTTTGGAGTGCGAAACAAGGTCTACACCGACAGGGATTGCAGTGATTCCGACTGCCTGACGAAGGAGAGTAGGATGGTGgctgggggaggaagaggaggaggagggggaggagagggggcgGCTGTGGCATGTTCTGCACAGGTTCATGGAGGAGCGTCCAGGGCACTGCAGCCGATCTTAAAGCAGGGGCTGAACATCGAGGATATTGATAAAATCACACCGCTGAGTAGCGCCGTCTGTCAGGCATGGGAAGggtaa